From Macaca mulatta isolate MMU2019108-1 chromosome 1, T2T-MMU8v2.0, whole genome shotgun sequence, the proteins below share one genomic window:
- the YOD1 gene encoding ubiquitin thioesterase OTU1: MFGPAKGRHFGVHPAPGCPGGIAQPAAGTKAGPAGVWPVGSRTDTMWRLRCKAKDGTHVLQGLSSRTRVRELQSQIAAITGIAPGGQRILVGYPPECLDLSNGDTILEDLPIQSGDMLIVEEDQTRPKSSPAFTKRGASSYVRETLPVLTRTVVPADNSCLFTSVYYVVEGGVLNPACAPEMRRLIAQIVASDPDFYSEAILGKTNQEYCDWIKRDDTWGGAIEISILSKFYQCEICVVDTQTVRIDRFGEDAGYTKRVLLIYDGIHYDPLQRNFPDPDTPPLTIFSSNDDIVLVQALELADEARRRRQFTDVNRFTLRCMVCQKGLTGQAEAREHAKETGHTNFGEV, translated from the exons ATGTTTGGCCCCGCTAAAGGTCGCCATTTTGGAGTCCACCCGGCGCCTGGTTGCCCCGGCGGCATCGCTCAACCGGCTGCCGGGACCAAAGCTGGTCCCGCGGGTGTCTGGCCTGTGGGCAGCCGGACCGACACGATGTGGCGGCTCCGCTGCAAGGCCAAGGACGGCACCCATGTTTTGCAGGGGCTGTCCAGCCGGACCCGGGTGCGGGAACTCCAGAGCCAAATTGCCGCCATCACCGGGATCGCCCCCGGCGGTCAGCGAATCCTCGTCGGATACCCTCCCGAGTGCCTGGATCTCAGCAATGGGGATACCATTCTGGAAGACTTGCCCATCCAATCTG gtGACATGCTGATCGTTGAAGAAGACCAAACCAGGCCCAAAAGTTCACCTGCATTTACTAAACGTGGTGCTTCTAGTTACGTCAGGGAAACTTTGCCTGTGCTTACCAGAACCGTGGTCCCAGCAGACAATTCTTGCCTCTTTACCAGTGTGTACTATGTCGTCGAAGGAGGAGTCTTGAATCCAGCTTGTGCCCCTGAGATGAGACGCCTCATAGCACAAATTGTAGCAAGCGATCCGGACTTCTATAGTGAGGCAATACTGGGAAAAACAAATCAAGAGTACTGTGACTGGATCAAAAGGGATGACACTTGGGGAGGAGCAATAGAGATATCGATTTTGTCCAAGTTTTACCAATGTGAAATATGTGTAGTGGATACACAGACAGTAAGAATTGATCGTTTTGGGGAAGATGCAGGATATACTAAAAGGGTTCTGCTTATTTATGATGGCATCCACTATGATCCACTTCAGCGTAACTTCCCTGATCCAGATACACCTCCTCTGACCATTTTCTCCTCTAATGATGATATTGTTCTTGTACAAGCACTGGAATTAGCAGATGAAGCTAGAAGAAGGAGACAGTTTACTGATGTCAACCGCTTCACCCTGAGATGCATGGTATGTCAGAAAGGATTAACTGGACAAGCAGAAGCAAGGGAACATGCCAAGGAGACAGGCCATACCAACTTTGGAGAAGTGTGA